From the genome of Desulfovibrio aminophilus:
ACATTCATCTCGATATGGGTGTAGCGGGTCCGCAGATGGTCGTCCTTCTCCTTGGTGCTCTCGGCCGTGGCCACGATGGGCGACACGCGCGACACGCCGCGCGCCTTCAGATCGTTGGCCATGGTGTTCACGAAGCAGGTCAGCGCGGCGGCCAGGAGCAGGCGCGCGCCCATATGCTCCTCGGCCTGGGCCGCCTCGTCCAGTTCCATGGGGTTGAACCGAATCTGGGGCAGGGCCGCGGATCCGAGATCAATGATGAATTCCCCGTTTTCCGCCCGGGTCAGGCGAACTTGCGCACCCATGCAGTGTTCTCCGTTCGATGTTGCGGGTCTCTCGCATCAGCCGTTGGATTGGGATGTCCGCGGCTTTCTCCGTTGGGCCGGGGGCGGCGTTCCGCCCCCGGCCGGCAGGGAGGATGTCTATGCCCGTCTCCCGTTTTTTACTGGAGAGCGGACAAGCGGGATGTGTGAAAGAAAGCACAGGCCGTGCCAACTTGAAGCGATTTTATAACATCATAAAATACAATGAGTTATTCTCTTGGACACCGCGGACGGGCATCGACCGAGACAAAAACGCGCACCCCAATATCTTTGGAAGTGCGCGATTTATATTATATTTTACGGCAATTCGCGTTGGGTCATTTCCGCGCGATGAGCCGAAAATGTCCCGACAGGGAGTGCTCACCAGGGAGGCTAGGACCCGCCGATCCCCAATTTCTTCATCTTGCGGAACAGGGTCTTGCGCGGGAGCCCCAGGGCGGCGGCCACCTGGGACCGATTCCAGCCATATTGCTCCAGGGCGTCGGTGATGATCTTCCGTTCGTAGTGGGCCAACCCGTCGCGCAGGGTGCCTTCGGCGGGCAGGTCGTAGACCTTGATCTCCGGCAGGGGCCGCCCGCCTCTCTCGGCCGCGGCGAGAAAATCCAGGTGTCCGAAGGCCACGAAGCGCTCCAGCACGTTGTGCAACTCGCGCACGTTGCCCGGCCAGTCATACTCCAGGAGCAGCGCCATCTCCTTGCTCATCATGCGCCGAGGGGCGTTGAGCTTGCCCAGGATGTGCTCCACCAGATAGGGGATGTCCTCCTTCCGGTCCCGCAGGGGCGGCAGGTAGATGGGGATGATGTGCACGCGGTAGAAGAGGTCCTCGCGGAATTGCCCCTTCTGGACCATCTCGCGCAGGTTCCGGTTGGTGGCCGCGATGATCCTGAAATCCGCCCGCGTCGGCGACAGCCCGCCCACGGGGGTGTACTCGCGGGAGCCCAGGGCGCGCAGAAGCTTGGCCTGGCACCCCAGGCCGATCTCCCCCAGTTCATCCAGAAACAGGGTTCCGCCCCTGGCCTTGTCCAGCAGGCCGGGCTTGTCCGCATAGGCTCCGGTGAAGGAGCCCTTGCGGTGGCCGAAAAATTCGCTCTCGAAGAGGTCCTCGGGGATGGCCCCGCAGCTCACAGGCACGAAGGGCTTGGTGCTCTGGGCGCTCAAGCCGTGCACGGCGCGGGCCACCAATTCCTTGCCCGTGCCGGTTTCACCGTAGACGACCGTGCCGGAATCCGAGGCCGCGGCCCGCAGGATGGACTCGTAGACATCCTGCATCTTCTGGCTCCGGCCGATGATGTTGCTGAGCCGCATGCGGCAGTCGACCGAGGCCTTGAGCCGGTCGCGCTCCACCCGCAGTTCCCGCGACTCCCGCTCCATCAACTCCTCGCGGAG
Proteins encoded in this window:
- a CDS encoding sigma-54-dependent Fis family transcriptional regulator → MRPLLTRVTSDPHGNGVIQDLYDLERIANWMQASTSILDGMSVLAEHVPAGVCLFVDSIIVMANKTFCNMFGYDSLGELMNNPASSLLVEQERERHAALLKSLNKQNAGARYQWTGLDKNGRKVWFEGRPTPIELGGRPAVLSFVMDVTEYKLREELMERESRELRVERDRLKASVDCRMRLSNIIGRSQKMQDVYESILRAAASDSGTVVYGETGTGKELVARAVHGLSAQSTKPFVPVSCGAIPEDLFESEFFGHRKGSFTGAYADKPGLLDKARGGTLFLDELGEIGLGCQAKLLRALGSREYTPVGGLSPTRADFRIIAATNRNLREMVQKGQFREDLFYRVHIIPIYLPPLRDRKEDIPYLVEHILGKLNAPRRMMSKEMALLLEYDWPGNVRELHNVLERFVAFGHLDFLAAAERGGRPLPEIKVYDLPAEGTLRDGLAHYERKIITDALEQYGWNRSQVAAALGLPRKTLFRKMKKLGIGGS